In the genome of Paenibacillus pabuli, the window GTCAAGCGAAATATTTTGACTGGAAGCTGATAACATTGAGCGTAGGATAACGCAAGCATCTCACAGGCTACCTTGGACGCAGAATACGGAGATACCGGAGCATAATCATCCGTTTCATGATACACTCTGCCCATCTCTCCTCCATATACCTCTACGGATGAAGCCAGTACGACGGGAATATGATGATCGGATGCATACTGAAGAATAGCCTGTGTACTGAGGGTGTTGTTACGAAACACTTCTCCGGGGTGATGATACGAATAGTCTACGTGCGGCATCGCTGCCAGATGAATAATATAATCTGTTTCGTGTGGCAAACTGAATCTGTCTGTAGCAAGGTCACAACAGATGAAGGCCATGTCATGAAGTGGGGAACTGTGAACAAGCCTCTGACAATAATCATCCTGATCCACCAAGGTAATTCGATGCCCTTTTTGCGCCAAGTACTGAGAAAGGTTAAATCCTACAAATCCAGAAGCTCCTGTAATGACAATGTTCAAGCACATTCCCCCTTGCGATTTATACAACAAGTTCACTAAAGAGAGTCTATGTTCTAAGTATAACCTTAAAGCGATACATTTTGTATCATTTTACCATTGTTTTTTGTTCTTCTCCAGAAATAAACGGGTAATGTCATAGAGAGGTGAACTTTACGATGAATGATCGAATAAATGATGTACAGACGCTGTTATTTCAGGACGATGGTGTGATTCCCAATCATCCGAGTCTGCCTGTATTGCTGTATAAAGGGGTTTGGGCAAAAGATTCCTCTCGTGCAGAGTCGTTACTGAACCGTAACGGATGGGGAAATAGCTGGATTAACGGTGTGTTTGACTATCATCATTACCACAGCAATGCTCATGAAGTACTTGCGGTGATTAGCGGTTGGGTTGAACTCATTCTTGGCGGGGAACATGGACAGACTGTTCGCCTTCAGGCTGGCGATGTCGTCGTGCTACCTGCGGGAACCGGACACAAACGGCTGAGCGCGAGCCTTGATTTTCGCATAGCTGGCGCCTATCCAGGTGGCATGAGTTACAATACAAGGACGGGTAAACAAGGTGAGCGGCCTGAGGCTCTCCGTGAGATTCAGGAGGTTCCAGTTCCGAATACCGATCCGGTATATGGACAAGAGGGACCGCTATTGGAGTTATGGAATCAGAATAAATGAATATCATAATGCATCATCAGAATCCGAATGGAAAATAATAACATCAATAAGGTTATCTTGCAGGGATTTACTATCCCTTCCATGGCTAACGAACCTACCACACCTTAAACTGCGAATTCTCAAGAAATACAACTGGTTAATGAACTTCAGTAATGCTATTTCGATGCAGCATGGTCTTAAGACCTTAAAAACCGACCCAATTAACGAAATAACGTCTCTGTGATTCGTTACATCTTAGAACGGTGCAAATGGGAGCGAATAGCGTGTACTGGATTCATTAGAACAAAATGTAACTAACAAGGGGCTCTCCCGTCATGCTCATGGCTTATTGGGAAAGCTCCATTTTGGTTACTGAGGAAGTCTTACACTGTATAGCCGCATGGCATGTGGCTTTCCTTCCATCTCTAGCCGTCCTTGCAATATTAGTTGTCGTACACGGTATTCAATAAATGCGTCTCCGACAGCTTGTTCGAGATGGCCCAGCACTTCACCGACGACGCGGGCTGCTTTTATAAACTCGCCAGGCTGCCTGGTTGACGTAAGCTCTCTTGCCTTCTGCATAATAAACTCATCTATCCCGTCTTCGGGCACACTTTGAATCACGCCATCCTTCATTAACCGCAGAAGCCCAGGCCGTACGGCCAAATCAACCCACTCTTGCTCCAGTTGACGGCGTTCTTCTAATGACAGCGGCCCCTGCTCAGAACAGACATGCCACATCGCTAACAACTTCTCGGAAAAAATTTCACCGGTTCTTAGAACATCATGCTGAACCCCAGAAGGTTTGAATAACTCCTGATATAAGGAACTTGTCTCGATCAAATAGATTGGTCCCAGCCGGTTACGCAGCAAATGCATGGCATATAAAAGCCCCGTTCTCTCATGAGCATTATTCGCATACCAGATGGTGATTCGCGTATCTTCATCAATTGAACTCAACATGTTGTTTAATTGAAGCAGCTCATCCATGCCTTGGACAGCATAACTTCCATGCTCACTCATATAAAGTTTCTCAAGCAGCCAGAGGTGCCTGCGGTGTAAATCCGCCTTGTTCGTCAAATCGCCCAATGGACCGATAGCATAGTAGTCATTCATAGAGAAAAACCGCCGCTCCGAGCGCCCTGGAACCTTACCCATCGCAACCTTAATGCTGCCTAGCGGCGATTCTCCAATCGCTATATGAATTTCACGTGGTTTCTGTCCCATCACCGCCTGTTTCTCAGCTTTCTCCCGTTTCCGATTCTCGTCTAATGTATTGAATATCGACTGAATTTTCGCTGCAAAAAGAACAGAATGTTCTTCCGCTGACTGAATACTGACTTCCCTTTCTGCAATGAGATAAAGCATACGCAATAGCGAACGCAGCTCATCCTCATTCATAAGGTGCAGCTCCTTTTCAAAATCAAAGACATTGTCAATCATGCTTATCCCCCTCTAAACAGTCTAAACAGATGGTCATCTCCGATTAAACTCATTCAAGATCGAACGTACATCTTTGTATCATCGTATGTTTACGACGAAATAGACTTTCCAGAGGAGTGACTCAGATCATTCATTTCGTCCCGATTTAATGACGAACGGGTGAAGTGCCGCTCCAGCTTCCGACTTGCCCACAGGGATACCGCGATAAACAGCAGCACACCTCCCCAACGCACAGGATGTTCCATAAACTGAGCTACATTCGAACCGATATACGTCACACAGAAGATCATAATGGCTTTGCCAAAGCTCACCGCAAGCAGGAAGGAAAGCAATCTCATTCGAGCAATACCTGCCGCGACATTGATAATGACGAACGGCCCAACCGGGAAAATACTCAACAAAAACACATAACTGAACGCATTCCGCCGAATCCATACCATGCTTCGCTGCACGCGCGGTTTGTTGGCCCAACGTTCTACAAAAGCCGATTTGCCAATCTCCCGTACAATCAGGAATGTGACGGTACAGCCGAGTACCATCCCGATCCATGAATATAGGAAGCCTGCCCATAGCCCGTACACCGCACCGTTAACCCCCACAATGAGCAGCGTAGGCAGCGGGGGCACGAATGATTTCATAAAGGTAAGTAAAATACCCGGTAACGGACCCAGGGAGCGAAACTTCTCCAGCCAAAAACGAATATTCTCTTCCGTAATATAGGACATGATGTCCAAAGATGCCGGGGTCATCTGCTTCCCTCCAATCTATACAGTTCAAATTTTCCAAAAAGATGTGGTACCCATTATAAAATACATCTGGTAAACCGATGTGAAGTTTCACTACTCACTTCCCACAGTATAACGTACATATGAACGCTGTACTGTTGTCAATTTGAAGAAATTTCACCTGCTGCGATGAAAAACAAAAAAAAAGCACACCCAGACCTGTTCAGTCTTGGTATGCTCTCTTTATCAAATGCCCCGTCTGACACGGATTGTGAGACAAGCCCAGGGCAGTGTATCGCTTAACCATTATTCCAACTGAGCTTCCTGCATAGCCAGCGCATTCAGCTCTTCCTGATGCGCAGCATTCCACTCGGGAATACCAGAGCGCATGAATTCTTCGGCATCCATTGCAGCTTTGGACTGATTGCATAGATTACAGGCGCAGACACAGTTGAGTGGCGTGGTATGTCCGCCTTTGGCTCGCGGCAGAAGATGATCAATCGTGTCTCCATACGATCCACAGAAGTAACAGGTATAGTTATCACGGGTCAAAATAAACCGCTTGAAATCCTTATTGCTAAACAATCGGCGGATTGTGTACCGATTAACCACAACAGCGGCCT includes:
- a CDS encoding NAD-dependent epimerase/dehydratase family protein; translation: MCLNIVITGASGFVGFNLSQYLAQKGHRITLVDQDDYCQRLVHSSPLHDMAFICCDLATDRFSLPHETDYIIHLAAMPHVDYSYHHPGEVFRNNTLSTQAILQYASDHHIPVVLASSVEVYGGEMGRVYHETDDYAPVSPYSASKVACEMLALSYAQCYQLPVKIFRLTNLYGPWQLPDRIIPRNFGRIMDGLPLDIQGSAVRDFLYVDDALRAIEQIMLNGQDQQIYNISTGQGTTMQEIGALLQLMHGSHGTAQIREQEPTQSRGSSLVVHSGKLRAELGWFPQTTLEQGLEQTFRWYQEHPDWVRQFSREYHTTRETRSFIIDMARYAVPAT
- a CDS encoding DUF1835 domain-containing protein — its product is MIDNVFDFEKELHLMNEDELRSLLRMLYLIAEREVSIQSAEEHSVLFAAKIQSIFNTLDENRKREKAEKQAVMGQKPREIHIAIGESPLGSIKVAMGKVPGRSERRFFSMNDYYAIGPLGDLTNKADLHRRHLWLLEKLYMSEHGSYAVQGMDELLQLNNMLSSIDEDTRITIWYANNAHERTGLLYAMHLLRNRLGPIYLIETSSLYQELFKPSGVQHDVLRTGEIFSEKLLAMWHVCSEQGPLSLEERRQLEQEWVDLAVRPGLLRLMKDGVIQSVPEDGIDEFIMQKARELTSTRQPGEFIKAARVVGEVLGHLEQAVGDAFIEYRVRQLILQGRLEMEGKPHAMRLYSVRLPQ
- a CDS encoding TVP38/TMEM64 family protein, which gives rise to MTPASLDIMSYITEENIRFWLEKFRSLGPLPGILLTFMKSFVPPLPTLLIVGVNGAVYGLWAGFLYSWIGMVLGCTVTFLIVREIGKSAFVERWANKPRVQRSMVWIRRNAFSYVFLLSIFPVGPFVIINVAAGIARMRLLSFLLAVSFGKAIMIFCVTYIGSNVAQFMEHPVRWGGVLLFIAVSLWASRKLERHFTRSSLNRDEMNDLSHSSGKSISS
- a CDS encoding cupin domain-containing protein, which produces MNDRINDVQTLLFQDDGVIPNHPSLPVLLYKGVWAKDSSRAESLLNRNGWGNSWINGVFDYHHYHSNAHEVLAVISGWVELILGGEHGQTVRLQAGDVVVLPAGTGHKRLSASLDFRIAGAYPGGMSYNTRTGKQGERPEALREIQEVPVPNTDPVYGQEGPLLELWNQNK